GCTGGTTGCATCGGCAATAGTGAAAGGCACTTGGAGAAAGCGCGCCAGAGTCTGCGCTAAAAGGGTTTTGCCCGAACCGGTCGGGCCGAGCATAAGAATATTGCTTTTCTGCAGTTCGACATCGCCGGTAACCATCTGGCTGTCGATACGCTTATAATGGTTATGCACCGCCACCGCCAAGATCTTCTTGGCGCGCTCTTGGCCGATCACATACTGGTCGAGGACCCGTTTGATTTCGGCGGGTTTGGGCACGTTCGACGACGAGCTGAGATTTTCATCGTGATCGCACTCTTCAGCGATGATGTCATTGCATAGATCGATGCATTCATCGCAGATGTAAACAGTCGGACCGGCGATCAGCTTGCGGACCTCGTCCTGACTCTTACCGCAAAAGGAGCAGACGAGATTTCCCGATCCATGTTCACCGTGCTTTGCCATAGATCCCCCGGTTAAACTGACATCTACAATTTCTTAAGGCTTTCGGGACGACTCGCGATCACTTCGTCAACCAAGCCGTATTCCTGCGCCTGCTTGCCGGTCATGAACATATCGCGATCGGTATCTTTCTCGATCTTCTTTAAACCCTGTCCAGTATGCTTGGTCAAAATACTATTCAACTCTTCGCGCATCCGCAGAATTTCCCGGGCTTGAATGTCGATATCGGTGGCCTGGCCTTGAAATCCACCCAACGGCTGATGAATCATGATGCGCGCATGGGGCAAGGCGAATCGTTTGCCCTTGGCGCCGGCGGCTAATAAGACCGCGCCCATACTCGCCGCTTGGCCGACGCAAACCGTAGAGATCTGCGGCCGCACGTACTGCATGGTATCATAGATCGCCAGACCGGCGGTGACAGCACCGCCCGGACTGTTAATGTAAAAGAAAATATCGCGCTCGGGATCTTCCGACTCGAGAAAGAGAAACTGCGCGGTGATTAGATTGGCGACTTCGTCAGAGATGCCGGAACCTAGAAATACGATACGGTCCTTAAGGAGACGCGAATAGATATCGTACGCACGTTCACCGCGGCCGGTTTGCTCTACGACAATGGGGATGAAATTCATCGGTAGCTAAACCCCTGGTTCACAAAAATTATTCTAGCTCTTTTCACCGGTCTCATCAACCCTAGAAACGGGTGGATCGACTTCTTTTATTTGCGCGCGCTCAAGCAAGTAG
The Deltaproteobacteria bacterium DNA segment above includes these coding regions:
- the clpP gene encoding ATP-dependent Clp endopeptidase proteolytic subunit ClpP, translated to MNFIPIVVEQTGRGERAYDIYSRLLKDRIVFLGSGISDEVANLITAQFLFLESEDPERDIFFYINSPGGAVTAGLAIYDTMQYVRPQISTVCVGQAASMGAVLLAAGAKGKRFALPHARIMIHQPLGGFQGQATDIDIQAREILRMREELNSILTKHTGQGLKKIEKDTDRDMFMTGKQAQEYGLVDEVIASRPESLKKL